The genomic DNA AACTGGGGTTTGTTTCGGAGTAGCCGCTTTCGGTAATGTTGATGGCTGCTTTTCCTCCCTCGGCGCTAACTATTCCAATATCGGTGTGGGGATGACGCATCTTATCGTTGTAAGATATTGCGAACCATTTGCTATCAGGCGACCAGTTATAATCAACATCGCCATCGCTGTAGCTAAAGGTCTTCGAACCATCGGTAATCTCTCTTACTTTTTTGGAAGCAAGGTTAATAACCTTCAACTTGGTTCTGCTCTCGAGAAAGGCTACCTCCTTACCATCGGGTGAAAATTTTGGAAAGAACGTTTCTTCCTTTGTCTCCAGTAGGGGCTCCTCGGTGATGAGTGTGGCGGTCGCAAAATTTGGTTCGCCTGTTCTTTCCCGCTTAGCAAGGTAGATGTTCCAACTTCCGTTGCGTTCGCTCGCGTAAACAAGCGTCTTACCATCGGGGCTGAAACTTACCGACCGCTCTTGTTCCGCTGTTTCGGTAATTCGTTTGGTTGTGGCGTAATCGGATGAGGTAACGAAAACCTCACCTCGAATAATCAGGGCAATTTCCTTGCCATCGCTTGAAACCGCTGCCTCGGAAGCCCCGTTTGAAAGTTTTAAGGCTTCAATATCATTCTCACTGGCATCGGTTGCAATGGTTACGCCTACTTTAGATGGAGTGCCACCGGGTTGCTGTGTATAAATTTCGCCGCGGTAGCCATAGCACAGTATTCCATTGTTGGTTGCCGAAAGGAATCGAACTGGGTTTTTCTCAAAAGAGGTTACCTGAGTGGTCTTTTCGGGAGCATTCAAAGGAAATGACCAAACGTTCATCGTTCCGGAACGCTCACTCAGAAAGAATACATTTTCCCCAACCGCAATTGGCTGACGATCTTCGGCCGGATTCTGTGTGAGTTTCTTATACTGATTTGTGGCAAAGGTATGGCTCCACAAGTCTCGGGTTACGCTGGAAGTGTGGTGTTTCCGCCAATCGTTCTCCTGACCTTTAATATCGTTATACAGAAGCATCTTTCCGTTGTCGGCATACATTACGTTTTCTGCTGAAACTGCAAGTAGCTGGACAGGTCTATTTTGATCGAGTGCGACCGAGTAGAGTTCGGGTAGGTAGCGGGCAGGGAACATGGCACTATTAGCCGGATCCTGAATAGTTGCCCCAAATATTACCTGTTTGCCATCTGGCGAAAAGGTAAATGGGATATCTTCCGAAGGGCTGGTGGTGAGCCTTTTGGGCGTTCCGCCTTCAGTTGGCACTATAAATACATCCATATTGCCAAATCGATCGGAAGCAAAGGCAATAGTTTTGCTGTCGGCCGACCATACTGGATTGAAATCGTAGGCTGGATTTGTGGTGAGGGCTGTTGCCGGCCCTCCTTTGGTTGCTATCGTATACAAGTCACCTTTGAAGGAGAACACAATGGTTGATCCATCGGGCGAAATTGCCGGATACCTCATCCATAGTGGATTTGTATCCTGAGCAAAGCAGCTGAGGCTCATAAGAGCCCCAACCACTGCAGTGATCATTTTGTTTATCATACTGATTATTTTTTACTATCGAGTTCTTTTAGCAACTCATCCACTGCGGCCTTAAGCTGGCTGTCGATACCGTTGGTCATATCTTCAGGAAGATTTGGCATTAGAACATCTGGTTTGAGTTCTTTATTCTCAAGGTATTGGCCATTGAGGTCTTTTACGCCCATCTCAGGAATACCAAAGTAGAGAGTTGGGTCTTGGAGTGTTTCCCACCAAACGGCGGTCATGGTTCCTGCAACAGGCATACCAATCAACTTGCCTATCCCCAGTGCGTTGTAGGTGAATGGAAAACCATGAGCATCGCTATAGTTCCCTTCGTTCATAATAACGACTGAAGGTTTACACCACTTATTCGTTGACTCTTGGCCTACATATTGCCCTCTTGGTTCGAAGGTGGCATACTTTCGGCCACTGAGTAGGGTAGCCAAGTCGTCATGGAGCCAACCACCACCATTGAAACGGGTGTCCACAATAAGGGCTTCTTTATCGTTATACTTTCCAAAAATATTGGAGTAAATAGTCCTAAAGCTCTGGCTATCCATGCCCTTTACGTGCACGTAGCCTAAGCGACCACCCGAGAGTTTCTCAACGGCGGCTTCGCGGCTCTTCACCCAACGCTTGTATAGCAACTCGTTTTCGACACCGTTGGAAATGGATTTTACTTTCTCTTCCCAGCGCTTTCCTGTAGTTGGATTCATTAGGGAAATAAGAATGTTAGTGCCCACTTTGCGGTTTAGCAGTTTGTAAAAATCGTCGCCAGCCTTTATGACATTGCCATCGATCTTTTCGATGATAGTGCCCGGAGTAACTTTTTCCTTGGTAAGCGAAAGCGGTCCCTGCTCGATGACCTCTGCCACTTTTAACCCATCGCCGGTGTAGTTTATGTCGAAGAACGCGCCAATCGAGGCAGTGGGTTCACCATTTTCGGGGGTGAAACGATAGCCTGAGCCCGTATGTGAGGCGTTGAGTTCACCCAGCAACTCCGAAAGCATTTCAGAAAAGTCGAAGTTGTTGTTGATATGAGGCAGAAATTGCTTGTAGTTTTCTTTATAGTAAACCCAATCGACTCCGTGGAGGTTTGGATCATAGAATTTGTCCTTCGCTTGTCTCCATACATGTTCAAATAGATATGCTCTCTCTTCTGCTGGTTTTAGTTCTTGCTGCGCCTTGAAACTTGTAGGTGTAATCTTTCCAGTGGAGATTTCTACCTTCTGAATTTTTCCACTCGACAGGAAGAATAGATTTTTGCCCTCCTTGTCCATGGTAAGGTTGCTGTTATTTCCTTTAATCTTGGCGACCAACTTAGTCTCGTTTTCGCGGAAATCGTTTACCCAAAGGTCGAAGCCACCTTCGAAGCGAGCTAGGTAGTAAAGTTTATCACCCTCGGGGGCTAAAAGTGCGCCTGAAATATCGGCCGAATTAATGGTAAGCCGCTTCACCCTTTCATCCAAGCCGTCGAATTGAATAACTATCGGTTCGAATTCTGGTTTTTTTACTTCAGGTTTCGCCTCATCTTTCTTCGACTTGCCTTTTTTTGCCTTTGTCTTATCTTTTTCGGCCTTCTCTGCTTTTTCCTTTTCCTCTTTATCGGTTTTCTTTTTCTCTTTTAGCAACGCGTAATCTTCTTTGGAGAGATTAAACTCTTCCATTGCCTCTAGGGTAAAGAACATAGCGTATACATCCTCCTGAGAACCCCAACTTCCATGGCTACGTAAGCCAGCTCGGTCGGAGAACCAAATCATAGCCTTTCCGCCCATTGCCCATTGTGGGTTGGCATCGGAATATCCACTGTGGGTAAGGTTAACGATTTTTCCACTTCCATCTGCTGGCACCAATCCTGCATCGGTGGAGGTCCATCGGCCGCTCTCAAAGTACTTAACCAGAAACCATTTTCCATCTGGAGACCATTCGTAGTATTGATCGCCATCGGAGTAACTATAGTTGTATTTTCCATCAAGAATCGTTCTTACTGCCTTGTTTTCGAGGTTGATGACTCTTAATGTGGTTCTGTTCTCGAGAAAGGCAACCTCTTTCCCATTGGGGGAGAATTGGGGTTGGAAGGATTCCTGGTCCGATTCTAAGACAGGCTCTTCTTTGAGTAGGGTAGAAACAGCGAACAGTGGTTCGTCTTTATTAATGATAGTAGTTTTGTAGAGGTTCCAGCTGTTGTTTCGCTCGCCGGCATAAAGAAGGGTTCTTCCGTCGGGGCTAAAGCTAACCGAACGCTCTTGTTCGGGAGTGTTGGTTATGCGTCGGGTGGTGCTGTAATCGCTGCTGGTAACGTAAATATCGCCGCGAACAACAAGGGCAACCTCTTTCCCCGACTTGGCAACGGTCATTTCCGTAGCTTCGGAGCTAATGTCGGCGTATTCTACTGGAGGTTCTACTTGGTCGGTATGAAGA from Williamwhitmania taraxaci includes the following:
- a CDS encoding S41 family peptidase, which gives rise to MNLKAITTLVLLVLCSQVKAEEPRWMRYPTISPDGTTIAFTYKGDIFTIPTTGGVAKQITTNPAYDFQPVWSPNGKTIAFSSNRFGSFDIFVMAANGGTPTRLTFLSKNETPTCFAPDGNSVLFTGQIADSPSNVQFPSAALSELYSVPISGGRYTQILTTPAELAQYSKDGSKIIYQDLKGYENAWRKHHTSSVARDIWIYDIKTQKHTKVTDFNGEDRNPILTSTPNKYYYLTERAGSFNVFEGNLAATSEPKQLSFHTKNPVRFLSVANDETLCYGYNGDIYTLKPGGQPTKISVILHTDQVEPPVEYADISSEATEMTVAKSGKEVALVVRGDIYVTSSDYSTTRRITNTPEQERSVSFSPDGRTLLYAGERNNSWNLYKTTIINKDEPLFAVSTLLKEEPVLESDQESFQPQFSPNGKEVAFLENRTTLRVINLENKAVRTILDGKYNYSYSDGDQYYEWSPDGKWFLVKYFESGRWTSTDAGLVPADGSGKIVNLTHSGYSDANPQWAMGGKAMIWFSDRAGLRSHGSWGSQEDVYAMFFTLEAMEEFNLSKEDYALLKEKKKTDKEEKEKAEKAEKDKTKAKKGKSKKDEAKPEVKKPEFEPIVIQFDGLDERVKRLTINSADISGALLAPEGDKLYYLARFEGGFDLWVNDFRENETKLVAKIKGNNSNLTMDKEGKNLFFLSSGKIQKVEISTGKITPTSFKAQQELKPAEERAYLFEHVWRQAKDKFYDPNLHGVDWVYYKENYKQFLPHINNNFDFSEMLSELLGELNASHTGSGYRFTPENGEPTASIGAFFDINYTGDGLKVAEVIEQGPLSLTKEKVTPGTIIEKIDGNVIKAGDDFYKLLNRKVGTNILISLMNPTTGKRWEEKVKSISNGVENELLYKRWVKSREAAVEKLSGGRLGYVHVKGMDSQSFRTIYSNIFGKYNDKEALIVDTRFNGGGWLHDDLATLLSGRKYATFEPRGQYVGQESTNKWCKPSVVIMNEGNYSDAHGFPFTYNALGIGKLIGMPVAGTMTAVWWETLQDPTLYFGIPEMGVKDLNGQYLENKELKPDVLMPNLPEDMTNGIDSQLKAAVDELLKELDSKK